AGATGTTGTTGTTAGCCTTCTTTCTAAAATGAATAAATTATCCTATACCATCAACTAAAACtgtgaggtgagatggtaaggacgGTTCACACGAGATGTGAGGTCATGGGTTTGACTTCCACAAACTGCGTGTGCGTGTAATTTGCTATATTCTCGGGTTCGACTCCCACAAAAGCTGCGGGGGGTTAGTCACAAAAGCAAAGCTGCGGGGGTTTGTCAAGTGAAAAAATATAACTGTATTAGGatcgactatcactaccggttcgtaacacaaatcgatagtgataactGTATTACTGCTGGTTccaaaatcgacagtgatactacCGAGTATCACTATCAActaatcactaccggttccaaaaccggcaatgatgtcaatttggaaccgacagtgatgacattttctatagtagtgtgagGTGAGTATCTCCCTGTAAGAACACATCTAATCTATTATGGTGGACCAGATCCACAGTACAGTAATTGCTCGGCTCAGGCTGGCGGCTCATAGCTCGGTTTATCGTTCGTGGGGACCACCTGTCAAGCAGAGGGGATAAGGGAGAGGGGTTCAGGTTCTGAATGTGTGAGAGAGggtttgagagagggagaggcatAGAGAAAGAGGGGGGACGCGGAGGCAACGACGCCGGCGATGGAAGGCGACGAGGTTCTAGTGAGATGGAGAAGACATGGATCAGGTGGAGGGGGAGGCAATAGAGATGCTAACCAGCATTGGCGACTGGTAAGTCCCTCACCTCAGGCTAGGGTTTTGTGCCTCGAGGtagaaagagagaaggagagagagaggaggcgtaGAAAGGGGAGTAGGATGTGCTCACCGGTGGCGGCGGTCTTCGGTGAGCTCGACAAGGGTGGCACAGAGAGGGTttgaggaggtggtggtggtgaggtGTGTGGAGAAGGAGAGCTCGATCCCATTTATAGGCATAGAGTGTGGCGGTGAGGACAGTGAGTCATAGAGCCCAGCATGGCGCCACACGATTTCGCGTGACATGACGGTGCGTGGGCTGCGGGGAGCAAGGGAGCAGTGACGTGCACACCGGTGGTATGGCATGGTGCAGGATTTGCAGCGATAGGGCACTGTTGCGGCGGATCCCTGGGAGGCAAAGCTGGAGTAGGGTGACGGTGCAGGATTTCTGTGGCGGTATTATTGTTGCAGTTCCGGTGGATGCGCAGGTGGGTTAGGgggaaagaggagagagagggagagatttgtatttttattttttggtcaAAAAATTCACGGGTGTGACATAGGTTATCTATATAGTGGGTACAGCCAGTGTATTTTTCCACTAGAAGGAAATTCATGTTCCACTTTGTAAATTATTGTATGTTCCCAACGTTTCGAAGGTTGCACTTGCACACATAATATACATTCCTTAGTATCTGTAGATCCCTTGTACAGAACATAAGCTTTCCTTGTAAATATGATAAATACGATAAACAGGGGCTAGTAGCACTTAAGTTAAAATCTCCAAACAAATTTATGTAAAATAACTAAATGACACAACATGTAACTTTACCTCTTCAAAGGCTTAACTAAATTACACACTTGTAACTTTACTTTTTCAAAGGCTTCTGAGTGCAGACACATAAAAATGCCAGCATCTTTAGCTTTCCTCAATACTTGGAGGGCACAATATCATAAACAGTTATTGTGCTTACCAACAAATACTATGTCACTAGATGTTTAAATTGATGAATACTTTGCGGCAAATTCAGTAATATTCTTGTCCGCGGTCCCTCCTTTCTGCATTGCCTGTTTGGCCTTCTGCATCCACATAGTGGCATTCCTCCTGTACTCATCCTTCCTCTCCCCATCCATCACCTCCCTGATGCACCTTTCCACCTCGTCCCTTGTCACCAAGCCTATCTCGTCCTTGCACACCCGTACACCCATGCCCCACATGCTCTCCATGTATTTTGATATGGTTGGCTGGTCCGCCCAATGTGGTATTGCCACCATTGGCACGCCATTAGCAATTGCTTCCAATGTTGAGTTCCATCCGCAGTGCGTGAAGAAACACCCTGCATGTTCACATTACATTAATCATTCAGTAAAATGTACAGCAACGTTAATTCTTTTACTTTCCTTATTAGTTTGTTATGTATTGCTTTAGACATAAATGATCAATTACTTTCCATACCTGTGGCTTTATGTGCCAGGACCTCAAGCTGGGGGCACCAAGAAACAATAAGGCCCCGTTCCTTGCACTTGTCATGGAGTTCATCGGACAGCTTGTGTTGCTCATTGGACCTCACAACCCAAAGGAACGGTTTGCCAGAATTGCACAATCCACGGCCAAGCTCCTCTAACTGTGTTTCATCGTAGTCGGAGACGGTCCCATAGGATACAAGGACAACAGAGCAAGGAGGCTGCTTGTCAAGCCAAGCCATGCACGCTACAGTGCCGCTGAAGAGATTGAAACCGTAAGTCTTGTTAGCCGGTAGACGGTCGTCATCGAGGTAGAATGACGGCAATGCTGGGCCGATTGTCTTTGCGCCCCACATTGACTCCATGTAATCTACCTCCTGCTCATGAGTTAACGAAGCAAATGTGTGAACAATCTTATGAAATTAAGGATAAAGTAGATTCAAAGAGGCACCACATATAGATGAAGAAGAATCACAAATTATCAATTCGAAAAATGACATTGTGAACGATTAACACTCATCAATTTTTCACATATGTATTGTCAGGAAAGCAGAGTATGGGCAAGCTGCTCTGAACATTCCACTTGAGCAAAACAACAAACAGGTGCAGTGCAGGGTCAGGGTGACCTCACCTTCGGCTCGATGTCGCGGAATGAGTTGACTAGCACGTCGTCGGCGTCCTCTAGGCCCTCGAATTGCCGCACCGACGCCTCAAGGAACACTGGGCACCAGTCCGGTTTCGCAGCGAATGGCGGCACGTCGTCCGGCCCAAGCTCCACGCCAAGCAGCCCGCGCGTGAACAGCTCGCTTCCGTCCTTCACCGGCAGCGCCAGACGCTCTGCCCGCACCTCGCCGTAGACAAGGTCCACGGAGCACGGCTGCGAGAAGAACGCTGCGGTCGCCACGCCCGCCGCTTGCGCCACCCGCCGCGCCCACGGCAGGTGCGGGTCGTACACCAGCACGCGCACGGCGCGCCCCTCCGAGGCCTCGGACCGGAGCAGCTCCGCCAGCGTCTCGGAGCCGACGGCCTCAAGCTGGCGCGAGTACTCGGAGAGGTCAGGGCACGAGGCCATACCGCCGCTGTCGAAGCCGTCGGAGATGGCGGCCACCCCGAAGGGCTCCCCGGGGGGCGGGGTGGTGGAGAGCACGTACCGCGAGGTGACCAGCGTGGGGCGGAGGCCGTGGTACGCGAGGCGGCGGCCGAACTGGAGCATCGGGTTCGTGTGGCCCTGCGCACCCGGGTACGGCAGCAGCAGGACGTGCGCGCCGCCGCCTTCTGCCGCTGAGGGGGAGGATGTGGCCGCCATTGTGGTGGTCCCCTGTGGTGAATGCCGCTGCGTTTGGGAGAGAATAAATAAGGCGCGTTCTTGCAGTGGAGTGGCGCGCAAGCTTCTTTCCTTGAAGCGAAGCTCGATCAGAATTCTGTGTGGACTGATGGTGAATCTTCGTTGACTGATGCACACTCGCATCATGGGTAGTTTTGTCCTCCTACATTTCGTCGTTGCTTCCTAAGCGAAATAGAAGACAACATGAGCGCCGCCTCAATCACCTATTTGTTGTAATGTAATATTATATTCCATGCctttccaaacaaaaaaaaaaaacaatctgcGATGGCAACAACTTTGAATATGCAAACTCAAGGCCGCAAGCATGCAAATaccaaaattttgaatttgaatcaaAGGTCGCGATTTTGAATGAACTAAACATTCAAAAGTCTGATTCTGGAACATAGTTTTaactttaaaatttaaattcacATATGTTGAACCTAAGTTTATGCAATCTAATTATTTATGGAACCAATTCCTTGGTTATTTTAAACAAAATATGAAAtgtaaattaaaattttaattgggGGATTTAGAGTTGAACTCAAAATTATGATATGTCAAAATATCAATGaaaattatcaaaatttaaaacattcCAGTTCCCCAATTAAAATTTCAactaaaatcatcaaaattttaACTTGTAATTGGAGGGTGTAGTTCTTTAGCTCACCTTACTAGTGATTGGGGACGGCCATGATTGGGAACTCAAAATTTTAACACGTGATTGGGGACGGCCATGATCGATCGATCAGCTTCTATCAATTGCTTGTTGCTTACTATACTTTGGTTTGGTGATTAGAACTGTGTTGTATGGGTATGCATATATAGTTGCTGGTATGTATTTAAGTAAAGAGATACAGTGCTTATACGACGTATTTATGTTCGgtttgttttctgcttctggcttctctaATGTAAGAAACCAATAGCCAGAACAAACGGAGTTGTTAAGAAGTGGTTTTAGAAAAAGTTAGAAGTttacttttgagaaaaataaactaaaaactgagaagctcgctgagaagctacaaatttattgtagaaatcaataatttatttccaaaaatatcTTTTCGGAAACCCAAAagcataatttttaaaaaaccaaaaacaaaaacacaaacaaATATACTTAGCTTAGTTGGGTGGTCTGCGTAAGACGTAGGCTTGCTGCACGTACAGTTGAGAAGGACATCTATTTATGCCTCGTGTTCTCACCTAAGCGCAAAGATTAGTCGCCCCAGTTGACGACAAGGATTCAACAGAAATTTAAAAAAAGGCAAAGcaacttttttatatataccCTAGTGACACGAGTGCCACTCACTAACATATAGAAAGAAacatgagggtctaaaagaataCATATGTTGTTCTAGACCACAAAATCACGTAGCCCAATTGGTAAGTGGGCTTTGCGTGGTTGTGTCGATATAAGCCATGATTTCGATCCTTAATAAACGAATGCAAGTGTATTTTTTATGTGAAAATCACGTGACTTCGTAAGAACCGCCGCCTTGACCATCCAATGTTGTACGAGATTCATGCAGGACATTTCAtttaagatttattttttatttatgaatCATATCAGGTCTATAATTTTAGTCTCAGAAAAAAGGTCTACCGTTTTCCTGGTCAAAATCCTTGGTCAATGCCGTATTGCCTGGAAGGGCCGATCCAGCTGCCGACCAAACCCGACCCATCCGATGTTGCGGGTAACTCATCCAGGCCGTCCGTTGGAGCCCGTCCTAGCCCTGGCCACCGCCCCCATCTTCGTGCTGCCTCGCCGCCGGTTCCGAGCCACACAGGTTGCCTCCTCCCCTAGCCCTAACATCACCTCCCTCCTCAACTACGTGCCGTGCCACGCCTCAGTGGCTCACCGTGCCTCATTCGCCTCCATGAGCTTCATTTCCATGGTAGAGACAGAGGAGGTGTGCGCTGAGGGCGGACTGTTGGTGGAAAAATAAATCAGTCTAAGGATAATAGTTGAAAATTACTATCCAGGTCTCTTTGGAGCCTTAATCTTTGGGCCCTCaactaaaggctcgacctccgaagtcatcaggtcccttcacagTACCTGTTCGTACCTACGAACCCTTCCCTTGGTTTaaccggctcggcctcccgaaggctcaaccTCCTAAATCTAGCCTCCCGAAGCCGGGCTCCCTCCGAGACCTCAGTCTCTTGAAGCCTCGGTCCCTGAgacctcggtctcccgaagcctcggtccttcgaagcctcggcctcctgaagccccagccttccggagtcctgcctcccgaaggcttcaCCTCCCGAAGCCATGCGTCCCGAGGGTCCCATCTCCAGCTACTCAGGCCAACTTCCAGGAGGCTACGAGGTGAGTCAGCAGGTCCTAGGAAAGATCTACCGAAAGGAGAGCACCTGTCGGGCTTtgcctgtaaggaagtgactggcattaaaagcctaggttAAAGGACGCACCTTTGACATCCCGGTGTGATAGaagttatcctgacacccctggcagtgCGGCGCTGGGCCGCACTTGATGACCGGCTCGCCACATTCTATGGGGCAgacaccacgatagttaccatggtGCATATTTATCTCCATCGAgcgggtagaaagtagttattcgggataagacccaataattcggtcagatcccagatatttgtacattataataacttgtacgccaaacTACGCAtgtcctataaatagagagccatggtcctctgggcaaaggaGGATAGAAAGGGGGGAGAATGAGCAAGACAgcgaaaaagacacaaaggtgaaaacacaccaagtcacgctgtgatactcctccagagtgatctatttttctactatcaatacatcgtgatgttcctttctctcaatcttcatctccaaactcgagtcttctccttagaaaAATCTCCCACCGTACTTACTGAGGCAAGACGAACTCTAGCTCCAACACGAGCTGAATCGGCGAGGAGTCGTGGTATCACCCGCTTCCACAGCGGGGCTAAAATTTGTACATTTGTGTGTATCCTAACTCGAATATTGCTTCGAGTGACCATGTTGTCAGTTACCTTACGCGTGAGCTGCTCGACCAAATGCCAGAGACACGTGAACAGGGAGTTGACAGGAAGCATAGCTAGCTGTTTCCTCTCACCTACATCTTTGCTACCATGAAACGTGCTGCTAGCTGCGGTATAGGCGTAATTTATCGTTCCTAATTCCATCTTACCTTTTCTTCTTGCAGAGTTGGCTTCCATAACCATAACTGGTTCACAGTTTACTAGATATGCTTGAACTTTTTCATGGAAAGcatggcatgagcacaagataCACTGTTGTTTCTTGCTGGTTGCCCTCTTCAATAATTCTGAGCCCGCTTTCATAGATCCATAGAATTTGGGGCTGCCCCCAGTCCCCCACCATTGAGAATTCGAATATGGAGTTATGACCTTATATTTGATTGTTTGGAGGGGATTGCTTTCCATCATTGTCTTCATGCTAATACAGGTTGTAAGTATTTTATTCCCGAATTACTAATACACAAATCTCAAAGATCTTCATACATTGATGGAGTTCAACTTTATATATTTGTAGCTGAAAACTGTATTAAATGAGATTTTCATGTATACAATTGATTCTATTTTTTGTtgaagcacatgatatttttattttccatATTAACGTTATAGATTTCTCAAATATTTGTATGTATTGAATCATTAAATGTTTCTAGCATTAAGATATCGAGATTGAGTCCTAGTCATGGACATTTATTTATGCACTCAAAAGGCACTTGCTGATAACTTTATCTTCATTCTTTTCTTGTGTTTAGAAGGACAAATAGAAGCGATATGAACTTTGCCAATGTCCTGACAAAACCAAATAAGTTATTTCCCGAAACATATTATAAGGTTAGAAGTGACCTTCACTTCAACTATCAGATCTAGCACAAGCATGAACTAACTATTTGTCATAAGTTTTTCTTCTGGTCGAAGAATGGCACAAACAAAATTTGTCCACAAATCAAATGTTTACTCTTGTGAATGATATAGAACACAGCATCTAACCTATCCTTTATTGCTTAATGGATGGAAATGAAATACCATTTTCTATATTGTGATTAGTAAATAGTATTTTGATAGTGCTTTACAACACTCTTGTTTTCTATAATTTGGTTGTATATATTTGGTAAACAGATGAAGCCACCTCTTATCCATCAGGAATCAAGCTTAAATCTCTGTCAGAAGCTACAATAGAACAGGCTCAGTTGACTACCATTGCATGCCCAGTCGGAACAATACCAATACTACAAAACAGTTAAAGTGACCTGAACACGCCATTCAGTTTTGACCCAATGGACGATACAAATAATAGAGGGGCGATATGTTCTCAGCTCCtataaaatctaatataaaCAATGCTTCTCAAGGTTGATTACTTTGGTAGGAATACTTTTACAAGGTTTCCTCCATGATCTACTTGTTGAGAGAATACATCAGAATTTCAGAACGATACATTTGTCAATGTTGAGTGTTTCAATGATCACCGAGGCACCGTTGCATCACAATAGCCTAATGGAGAATTTATTATTAAGCTTAATTACTTTGTATTGACTTAGGTACGTATAAAAGGTTAAGTGATTGTGAAGCAATCATACCAGTACTGGATCCCAGCAGAACTctgaagttaagcgtgcttggacGAAAGTAGTACTAAGACGGGGTGACCTCCTgagaagtcctcgtgttgcatccCAAAGGCCGCTCCTATAGGCTACACTATACCCTTGGTTGGAACCGCGCGTCAGATCTAACCCCACCGGAATCGTGGCGGATTCAACCCCACCGGAATCACGGTAGATTCCAGCTTCCGCAGCCCGAACCCAGATCTGCATTCCATGCAAGGGCTCCTCATCGGCTCACTGCCTCCTTCTCGATGTCTTCAACGACCATGGTGCCGCCCTCCTCCCCGACGTAGACTGTGCCACCGCCCTCCTCCCCAAAGGCAACTGTTGTGCACCACCACAATGCCGAATTACCAAGAGCTGCCCTGCATCCATGCTAGTCCATGATTGAAACCATTGGACATAGCCTCTGTCTAAATCATATCACCGCCGCTCAGATGCGGCACCCAACCACAGCCTCCCCCTGATTCTCATCGCCAACTCTCAGATCTAGTCCTTTGCACCTAGATCTTATCACCGTCGAGCTCGATCCAGCCATCTCATGCCAGTCAAAGAAAAGGAAGTAGTTTCAGTCGCCGCTCTACCACATTAGAAGGAAGCAATGTGATTGTGGacatgggaagatgaggaggaCTTTCTCAATGACTAGTAGCCACCAAATTATTTATGTTGCCTAATTTGTCCTAGCCTCATGCGCAACAAGGGAGAAATGATGCATGAGGGTGACAGTGGGTGGATTCTAGTTCACGGGAAGGGGTGGCGAAGCTCTTCACCGGTCCCTTTGGTGCCTTCACCTCAGCCTCCTTTGTTGCTCATCGGGAGGCGCTTCAATTGCCTCTCCATGGCGCACCAAGTGGAAATTTGTCAAAATCCACTTCATTGTCTCCGTTGTTGGGTCTTTGGTCACTACGCCCATGGCTATCCTCGAGGCGGTCCTCCTTGTGCTTCCCCATGCTCAAATCGCAATGTTCCATCGCCATGTGCTCCTCCATCAGCATTGTCTTGCACTTCACGAGCACCGTCTCCAAGTGAAgtttcttttcctctcctgAAGTAAGGCATGCCTTGAACTATTGGACTGGTGCCCTCTCAAGGGTGATGGTATCTCCTCCATCAAGTCGATGCTTGGTGCTTCT
This genomic window from Phragmites australis chromosome 7, lpPhrAust1.1, whole genome shotgun sequence contains:
- the LOC133923927 gene encoding UDP-glycosyltransferase 79-like — translated: MAATSSPSAAEGGGAHVLLLPYPGAQGHTNPMLQFGRRLAYHGLRPTLVTSRYVLSTTPPPGEPFGVAAISDGFDSGGMASCPDLSEYSRQLEAVGSETLAELLRSEASEGRAVRVLVYDPHLPWARRVAQAAGVATAAFFSQPCSVDLVYGEVRAERLALPVKDGSELFTRGLLGVELGPDDVPPFAAKPDWCPVFLEASVRQFEGLEDADDVLVNSFRDIEPKEVDYMESMWGAKTIGPALPSFYLDDDRLPANKTYGFNLFSGTVACMAWLDKQPPCSVVLVSYGTVSDYDETQLEELGRGLCNSGKPFLWVVRSNEQHKLSDELHDKCKERGLIVSWCPQLEVLAHKATGCFFTHCGWNSTLEAIANGVPMVAIPHWADQPTISKYMESMWGMGVRVCKDEIGLVTRDEVERCIREVMDGERKDEYRRNATMWMQKAKQAMQKGGTADKNITEFAAKYSSI